The sequence ctctctccctcctcttcctcttcctcctttccctccccctccacccctccccccgccctcctccctccttcccattccctccaccccttccccacctccctccactacacccctatccaccccctcctccctcctccccccctcccccctccccccttctcctcctcctccccccctcccgtcttcTGCCGGGGTCGTGACCGCCATCCCGTCGCCATCCGGCCGAGATACGAGCCGCGCCAGTTGCTCGGGGGATACGAGCGCAGAACATTCCAGACTGTCCTTGAATGTTGCGCATCTTGTCATTATTCAAATAccaggttatttttttattttttatctttatttttatttttttttcttttgaggatGGGTCATTAGGCCTAAAACCTTTCGTTTAATGGGTCATTCTTTAATGGGGTTTCCATACGTTGCTGACGGTTGGGCTAATgaagtatataaattatgttgccttttttttgtttttgtgtttttttttgtccttcattCTCTCGTAGGGAGGAAGATAATGGgagattaacaaaaaaagaaattgataaactTGGATAGGATATATACATcgatttacttattcatataaatatgaatatattatatatatatatatatatatatatatatatatatatatatatatatatatatatatatatatatatatatatatatatatatatataagagagagagagagagagagagagagagagagagagaggagagagagagagaaagagatatataaatatatatatatatctatctatctatccatctatctatatatatatatatatatatatatatatatatatatatatatatatatatatatatatatatatatatatatatatatatatatatatatatattcagagagaaagagagagagagagagagagagagagattacttgatagactgatagagagagacagtcttttcatatattttttaaatcacgtgaaatgaaaattcaaaaccgtatatatttgtataaactccATTTATCTCGCATCTTCCGTATTCGGATCACATTCCTTATAAATGGATTCAGATTAAGATAAACAGGACAATAGAAACCCAGATAAttagtttattaataatatatttgctTTAGTTgagacataaatatatgtaaaatctttaacactgattttttttcttgtatgtacaacatatttacataattacaaCAAAGGTAAACAACAAAGTGAAATCATGGATCTGTAATACTCACTATgaccaatataaataatatatgtaagtattaaaGAAACGTACATGCATACAGTTGAAAggtcaaacacaaaacacacgcgatTGCAAAATGGCTCATATCAACAAAGCtgtgattttctttttgaaaaaatcataaattttcatcTCCTTtggattattatttatgtttttttttggttcatataccttatatatatatatatatatatatatatatatatatatatatatatatatatatatatatatatatatatatatataatcatctcccTTTTCGTGGCGATGTAActcgattttcttttgttttttgtatcgattttttttcctttcgataaatacaaattttaaaaaatgcctatGATTAATTTTAATGCCTCATTTAGCTCCTGTTCTGCGTTCATTAATGCCTCTTAAAAATAGGACTCCATTTGCTTTTTGGAACGAGTTTGGAATATTAACAAAAGCAGGATGTATAGAGCGTGAATATATCGTATATACTTCATATAACgctatattttcatttctatccGAAAGTCGATCAAGATCACACACtcggaaagaaataaacaaatcattttcctttttttttcatataactctTCTGATCTAATTAAAATTCCTAGCCGATGATTCCCAACAACGCAAGGCTTTCATACCTgccaatttatgaaaaaaaaaaaaaaaaaaaaaaaaaaaaaaaaaaaaaaaatcgacgcgACGCTACCAATGCAATAGTTGGATGCGATCTGAGAGGGTTTCCTTCATCttactacctcctccccctcccccctcttactgtgtgtgtgtgtgtgtgtgtgtgtgtgtgtgtgtgtgtttgtgcgtgtttttaagtatttgtgttgagtgtgtgtgtgtgtgtgtatgtgtgtgttcctcgACCTCCTTCAAAACGGGTAGCTCCatgaatcctgttattatccttccCTACAGAGGATTCCtttgatgaaggggggggggtcaaaaggaaccctcttcccctccccccccatcccccatcccctccacgtTATCTACCGTCTTATCGGATAAAAAAGAAGCTCTGTCTTTCCTACTTTCATATTTCCAACGCGTCAGTTTACGGCTTATTTTGGCTATCGCTAGGAGACCGatttcgtttttaaaattatttctttttaactctctttctccatttgaACTATCAAAGCGATATGTGTTCATcctaaaaatatgattattttttataagaatgACTTAGAAGCTGACTATCATAGAAAACAAGAGTATACTATCAATTCTTAGGGTTAAAAATtacaggtctcgggaaaaaagaGCATATTTGGTCGCTAAAATGTACTATACAATTCCTTATTTGCGGTCAAAGCAGaccctcgttttcctcctcctccttatgagTTTCCTcgtcaaaaaatataataatgacaagatatgagatgataaacaagaaatgaaagaaagagagagaggcgggagggaagTTTCCACACATCAAAGAGAATAGTAACAtgggaagttatatatatatgcaaaatatccatccatccatccatccgtctatccatctatccacatacaaacacacgaacacacttcCCCCCGACCTACACACACTGTATCAcgcactcccctcccctcacaccttcccttccctccgcctccccaaCACTCACTCTAACAACGGAACACCAGCTCGCCGACGATATCAAGCTCAGTTCACAACAATGACCCAACAcactaggaggaggaagaagaactggAGTTTCGCACGCACCGCGATTGTTtccttgtctcctcttcctcctcctgttcctcttcctccttttccttctcttccttctcctgttcctcttccgaCGTCGGCAAGACACGGAAAGAGCGAGGTCTGAGCTACGCGGAAACAGGTGTAAAAAAAGCTGGTGACACACTTTAGGGGAAATGATGAATAGCgataacgaaagaaagacaggaagatagaaagaaacacagagcgaaaagaaagggtgaaaaaacagacagtatataaacaaaaaatcgaCACGTATTTCTTTTTGAAAACAGCGGATGTCCGTGAACTTTTCACGCTACTGTTTCTAGGCAATTCATACAATGGTATTCTGGTGatacaagagaaaataaatgaaataaatagatggatagatagataaagagaaagaaagaaagaaagaaagaaagagagaaagagaaagagagagacacagagacagacagacagagagaatgaaccatgataattatttttattactacgcGTCGCACTTGCCCCTTTCACGTGACCTCTGGCGGCTCCGAAGGCACGAAAGAAAGGAGCTCCTCCATCGAGTCACTGGAAAAGCAATAATCTTCCAACTCCGTAACACGTTCCTTGCCTTCACGTACGAAAAAAGGGACCTTAAACTTAATTAGcttcgcttttctcttctctcggaACACAATCTTCATATATTGCATTttcgagaaatatatatatatatgtgcgtatatacgaGTCGTGGGGTTGACTCCTTTCCACTGGTATCAACACGAGGACAGCCGTCGCTCTGAGCATCTGGAATGGAGAAGAAACGACAAATTTATTCACCTGCGGATTTTCAAGAGGGTTTTGTGTATTTCGTTGTTTGAATTCGTTATCTTAGTATTGTCGGTTCAAACCAGGCAgtgtggaagaaggaaggggaaggaggaagaggctgaatgagagggagagagagagagagagagagagagagagagagagagagagagagagagagagagagagagagagagagagagagagagagagagagagaccgaaaataaacttccagagagagagagagagagagagagagagagagagagagagagagagagagagagagagagagagaggacgcgagagaaaaagaaagattggaaggagagaagatggaagaggatgtgaaagaaataaaaggttgaCCAACTCACCAAATCTTTGGCATGGGGCATCTTTGGCGAGCGGCGGCGCTCAGATGTAGAAGCAGTTCTCGTAATTCGGGCAGCAGGACGCCCTTCTCTTGGGCAGCGGCGGCTCCTCGGGCTGAGAGCTGCCGCCCAGCGTCGCCAGAGAGGACGAGGACGACGAGGACGCGATCGCCTTGGCTGGCGAGGCTGCAGCAGCGGGGGAGGGCGAGGCTGAAGGCGATGGCGCGAGCGTCGTCGAGATAATGACGGGTTTCGGGAGGCTGCTGCTGCTCTCGCTCCGGCCGGCGGGGGGCGCGGCCTGGCCCCTCTGCTGCGGCGTCGAGACGATCTTGCCCGTCACGGTGATGATGTTGAGGATGGTCCTCGGGACGGGCTTCGGCGCCGCGGGCTTGTCTCCTGCCGGGGAGGAGCCCTGCGGCGCGGGGGACGGCACGGGGGGCTTCGCCGCTTGGGTCGTCGTCGTTATCGTCGTTGTGGTGGTCGTTATCTGGGGCTTGGACGCGTCGTCGGCGGGCGCTTTGGCGTCGCCGGAACTCGCACTCTTGGCGGGGGACGGCGCCGGGGTCGCGACGGGGGACGACTTCGCGGACGACGCCGGGGTCGCGGCGGGAGAAGACGTCGCCGATGACGTGGGCGTCGTGACGGGGAGAGAGGCCCTCAGGGACGCCAGGGACATGTTCGGGGACGCCATGGAAGACACTCCCGACGAGGAGCCTTCGGAGGAGTCGCTGCCGCCGGACGAGATGCTGAGGGCGGAGGAGACGCTGGAGGTGGAGATGAGGCTGCCGATGGTCGTGTTGTGGTCCTCGTGCTCGGACTCGGTGTCCGTGCTCGACTGGTCCAGGCTTCTTCTCCACGAGACCTGAGgccaagaagaaaaacacaattaGAACAAATGCAACTATTCACTTGCAGAGACGTGTCACATCAGCATCAACAAGCACCGACTGTTTATTGCTCTTCTGTCTGAACTTACTCTTGACTTGAGGCTGAGGCTGTAGGAGACGTTTCTGCGCAGGACGAAGGCGTAGTTGTGGCGGGAGGCTCTGGGCCACTCGCTCTGCACCAGCAGCGGGAACTCGTCGGGCTCCAGAGGCCGGTCGCTGTACGGGTTCTTGTTGACTTCGTGCACCGCGTAGTTCGCGGGGTTCTCCTTGCTGCTGTAGCAGTTGAGGAGCAGCTGCACCAGCTCCTCCGCCGTCGTGCGGTACGACACCAGCAGCGACTTGTACTGCGactgaaagggaaggagaggagctcATAAGTAAACCCTCCTGTGCCGTAGGACTACGAGACAAAACAATTGTTCATGGGCACTGAATTCCTCCGCCGAGCAGAGGGCAGCACTCACCCCGGGCATGAGGATGGAGTCGTGCACGCGCAGCAGCCCGCCGCGCCGGACGCCCACGCTGAAGCGAGCCTCCCCGCGGGGACGACACTGCTGCAGCTCCGCCGGACACGCGTGGTCGTCCAGCACCAGGAGTCGTCGGGCGGGAGCGCCTCCTCCTGGCCCTCGAACCACGACCTCCATCGTCACGTAGAACAGGTTGGGGTCGCGGTGGCGCAGCCGGAACTTGGCCAGGAGCATGAGGATCAGCTGGCGGCACGTTGTGGAGGACGACAGGCTGACGGTCTTGTACTCGATGTCAGGACGCAGGGAGCGCAGGTAGACCTTCACGGGCGTCtgcggaggggaggaaagggacgaAAACATTAGATTTCTTATCCAGTATCTCTTTACATATTTAGTATTTACTCTTATCAAGCGAGAGAAACCGGAAAAATAAAGATGAGTTTAtcaagaataacaaataaatatacataaatataaaaaaaacgtaaacaatgataacaagtCTGCATATCAACAACGGACATAACCAGGGTGCCGAcacgtataaaaaaaagataacacacaaaacaacaacaacaacaacaacaacacgggaATAtcttaacaacaaacaaaaacaaaagaaaacgacaatAACAGAAGGAGAAAACCCCCCATCCACAGCACCACTTAGCGGAGAGATATTATTAATCAGCTGATCAGCCCGACGAGTGCGCCCGTAAGTGTGGGAGAGCGAGGAGATTCAACCAAAGCCTTACGCTACAGTGTCATGCTCTGCCAGGCTTTGCCCCAGTAGCCGCGGGTGGGCTGGGGGTCGAGTCAAGAATTTCGGGTCACGTGACAAAAAAGTCGAGGTcgaacgggggaagggggaggggggttacggGAGGGTCAGAGGTCACGCGGCTCGGGGCATGGCTTCTGGGCATCGGGGGggcggggtgaaggggggagggagggagggagggaggggagggtattcGGTCGGGGTATCGTGCGgtgggaagtgaggagggaatgaaaagagaagaggaggaggaggagaatgaggagacgaagaagaagtaaaagacagagaaaaagaggaagaagacagagaggagaaggagaaagagaaagagaaagagaaagagaaggagaaagaggaggagaggaggcgtggTACAGGTGGCCTCGAGGGGGAGTTAATTAAGGCGGAACACCTCTcctgaagaaagaaaatattctcctctctatcccGGGTTTAAAACGTCGTCAATAGTATCAATCTAGATattccttttgttctctctttctctctttctattcctctcttcgtCATACGATTCGAATGATTAATTTCTCCTTCATAAaagaatatactatatctatttattatttttattttcttcctttcatacCAATTACCtgcccattctctcccccccccctcgtcgctCCGggcttctccctcattccctctctccttcctcccccccctttctctctccctctcctccctcccccatctccctctctcttcatccctctttccctccccctttttctctctccctctctccaaccccctcttgctccctctccctctccatctctttctccctctccctctccccctcctctttccctcccaccatctccctctcccctcccacccaccaactccctctcccacacaccctctttcccccctctcccccttctccctcactccctcaccccccctcgctAACTGCCCTTCTAAACCCCCTTGTCTTTAACGGTCTCGGCGCATGACTTGAAGAAATCTTTATCTAATACATCCCCTTGGGTCTTGACACTCGGAGGATCTGTCTTCGCCAGGGACAAGGGCACAGGTAAGTTTTAGGGCACAGGTAAGTTTTAGGGCACAGGTAAGTTTTAGAGGAAGGGTAAGTTTTAGGGCGCAGGTAAGTTTTAGGGCACAAGTAAGTTTTAGGGCACAGGTAAGTTTTAGGGCACAGGTAAGTTTTAGGGCGCAGGTAAGTTTTAGGGCACAGGTAAGTCTTAGAGGAAGGGTAAGTTTTAGGGCACAAGTAAGTTTTAGGGCACAGGTAAGTTTTAGGGCACAGGTAAGTTTTAGGGCACAGGTAAGTTTTAGGGCACAGGTAAGTTTTAGGGCGCAGCTAAGTTTTAGGGCACGGCTAAGTTTTATGCACAGCTAAGTTTTAGTTCAAGCTAAGTTTTAGTGACCAGTTAAGTTCTAGTGCACAGCCAAGTTTTAGTGCAGAACTTGTAGTTACAGTCCTTCTCTCGGGCACGCCTCGACACGTCAGTCAAATACATGTTGAAATGGTCAACTCGAGCATTAATGAGGAAGTGCAAATAAAGGTTAATTAAATGTAAATTGTAAGGGCAAATTGAAACTCTGATGAGGAAGTGCAATTGAACGCTAATGAGGCGTAAATTGAAACGGTAAATTGGAGTTTTGAGaaggaaaacgaaacgaaaactacaataataaatgttgctctataaaaatataacacgAGAAGAAAAGCGCAGTAAAACAAtagccaaaaaggaaaaaaaaaaaaatcgaacaccacacccaacatcctcctccttcgccatGCAGTGTTATGGGTCGGACCTTAACACAGGCGCAGCAAAGGGAACCGCCCACTTCCTCTCGCCGAAAAGATTTACCGACAACCTCAACCAGCGCATCACGACACATTCCATTCCGGGCGGAGAAAACCTCTCTCGCATACAgaaacacgcacgcaagcacacatataggcacacgtacatgtatacgtgtatatgcacGCACGTTGGCATATACGAATTCACGCATACGtatacgcattcacacacacacacacacacacacttatccgcaagatcccacacccccaccaaccatcCAACCTCAAATATCCACACGGCATATCTAtccccatacccacccacccacccacacacacacacctaacccgTTTACCCGCCGAGTTAATGCCAAGTTCAAACCACGCCTGCGTTGAGTTCTCTTGTGATTATGAGACCATGAAAACAATAGGGAagattttcttgctttttctcatAGCAAGAACGCCCTTAGACCCGGGGCATTGAGGTCGCAAATTGGTTGGCGGctgtgacagattttttttttttttggtaccgaAATTTCTTTAAACTTTCTTAATGTATCCGTTTACTTAAGATGTGGAAGTGGTTTTCTTGTTTGGGAGGAGGATCAAAAACAATGTATCGCGGGAAGTGTCAcgggaaagggaaataagaaaaaaaaaaggaaaaaaaggtatagaaagcTGCTACTTGATTACACGATGACTCGgtttaggagggaaaaaaaatctttatccatTTTGTTTATCTACGAAGCGTGAACGAAAGCCATgggaaaatcaaatacaaaaaaaaaagaaagaaagagacaactTTCACGTATCAAAACTCCTCGTATCCATCCCTTcctttgaagaaaaagaaaggaaaaactgaaaTTTCGCGGCGCGTTCGAATTGTGTGAAAATTTGCCGGTAAATAAGTACGCCAAAATGCCTCATTGTTCCCTCAATCTCGAAGGTTccaagaggacaaaaaaaaaatatcctgatGCGTATATGAAGGCGGGAAATAACATGTCATCCATTACAAAGCCAGACGGACAGACCACACTTCAAGCAGAACGAGTTAAGCCCGTATCCCCTGCTGGGCCGACCGCAaattttctttacatattttctttgCAAAACACTTGTGGATTTTCGATTTTCCTCTGCGGGttattatacaagaaaaaaaaaaaaaagatgaaacgacCAAGAAATACTGAACTAGACATCAATTAAGACTAATTTCTCCTCATCAGTCAATGTTGATCGTGAAGGAAAAGACATTTTATAGGCGTTACCCCTTGAACACAGGGAGGGACGCACGCATCTCCGCGTTAGgcgtttgttttatttcatttttttttacgttctctcTTACTACtctttcgtgggggggggggggcaggatgaAGAGTTTGAAATCGGGACAAAATTTAATCTACTTTATATTGTTCGAAAGggaaatgtaatatatttgtttatattcttttttttatttccggaaACAAATCACCTggattcaattcttttttttggagggggggcgataaatgagaatattaaacataactaaaataataataataataataataataataataataataataacaataataataacaacaataacaatgatgattaaaaaataataataataataacaacaatcccCATTacctatatggaaaaaaataaaacaccaaccTACCCAGTTTTCGAAGTTAATGGGTTATCGGCATAATTTTTTTCAAGGGGAAAGTTTAATGGGTGTCGTACCATCCAGCGAGCTTTACTTTAGGCTCGTGGGTggcgggtagggggagggggaggggggagggggggggggaggcggcggcCTACTGTGTCGCGTCGCGTCAGAAATatgggtctatttttttttctttctttctctgtcttttattacgtgttttcgtgtttttttttttcgttatggtTATGGGGTATGAATGGATTAGAACTAATGATTTGATTCTTGCAATGCAGAATTGATTACAgataagattattaataataataataaaaaattgatccAACTTccggtagaaaaaaatatatatattcaaaactcaAATATCCAAATCTTCTCAAAATAACGGATCTAAAAAATCTAACTAAAAtcctacagcacacacacacataatatatatatatatatatatatatatatatatatatatatatatatatatacatacatatatacacacatttccttcaaaacatacaaaaacagcaaaaaaacacatatttccATCGCACCAAGCGGCCTACATCCACGGCTCCacctacctacatatacacacctacatacatacatatacgcagcCCTCGACTCGCTCTGGAGGCGTCTCTACGGCAGGAAGGAAACAGCCCCCGAAGAGAACAGGAAGTTTGCCGGTTTAATAATGGGAACCGGACCCCGTTTCATTAGCccgcctctgtctttctctctctctttctgtctctttctcgctc is a genomic window of Penaeus monodon isolate SGIC_2016 chromosome 10, NSTDA_Pmon_1, whole genome shotgun sequence containing:
- the LOC119578152 gene encoding LOW QUALITY PROTEIN: uncharacterized protein LOC119578152 (The sequence of the model RefSeq protein was modified relative to this genomic sequence to represent the inferred CDS: inserted 1 base in 1 codon), whose protein sequence is MLKHVTYRSTSSLGRSPAELTCRGSSVCPDTLSLKGDLSPSSPEMTLKGKSMISSPDTLSLKDASLSDLKAFSPDSISLHSTLSFSSLAIGRLSSRCSSTASLNEPQTTPVKVYLRSLRPDIEYKTVSLSSSTTCRQLILMLLAKFRLRHRDPNLFYVTMEVVVRGPGGGAPARRLLVLDDHACPAELQQCRPRGEARFSVGVRRGGLLRVHDSILMPGSQYKSLLVSYRTTAEELVQLLLNCYSSKENPANYAVHEVNKNPYSDRPLEPDEFPLLVQSEWPRASRHNYAFVLRRNVSYSLSLKSRVSWRRSLDQSSTDTESEHEDHNTTIGSLISTSSVSSALSISSGGSDSSEGSSSGVSSMASPNMSLASLRASLPVTTPTSSATSSPAATPASSAKSSPVATPAPSPAKSASSGDAKAPADDASKPQITTTTTTITTTTQAAKPPVPSPAPQGSSPAGDKPAAPKPVPRTILNIITVTGKIVSTPQQRGQAAPPAGRSESSSSLPKPVIISTTLAPSPSASPSPAAAASPXQGDRVLVVLVLSGDAGRQLSARGAAAAQEKGVLLPELRELLLHLSAAARQRCPMPKI